One Mixta gaviniae genomic window carries:
- the treR gene encoding trehalose operon repressor TreR translates to MSDKKLTLNDIARLSGVGKSTVSLVINNSEKVKKATREHVEAIIKQYGYTPSKAAQALRSQREKIIGVVVTRLDSASENRAIRAILPHIYQQEYDAILMESLLDPKLLEGHLHVLEQRNVEGVILFGFSGVNKKIIKNWKNKLVLIASALPDFASVIYDNAGAVKLLMEKMKNDGHRNVSYIGVTSNDITTGSTRYQTYLTYCEKFGYRPTAALGDLSYQSGYDLAKEILTPETSALICASDTIALGAIKYIKEQGWEIKVGSIGSTPLMTFLQPDVISVRLGYQEAGLKASQLLMDMLRGEKTHEHVIIPCAIQ, encoded by the coding sequence ATGAGTGATAAAAAGCTGACACTGAACGACATCGCCAGGCTGAGCGGTGTTGGAAAGTCCACGGTATCGCTGGTGATCAACAACAGCGAGAAAGTCAAAAAAGCCACCCGTGAACACGTTGAGGCAATTATCAAACAGTATGGATATACGCCTTCTAAAGCGGCGCAGGCGCTGCGCTCACAGCGGGAAAAAATTATTGGCGTGGTAGTGACGCGTCTGGATTCCGCCTCGGAAAATCGGGCGATCAGAGCGATCCTGCCCCATATTTATCAGCAGGAATATGACGCCATTCTGATGGAAAGCTTACTCGATCCAAAACTTCTCGAAGGACATTTGCATGTGCTTGAGCAGCGAAATGTGGAGGGCGTCATATTATTTGGCTTTTCCGGCGTAAATAAAAAGATCATAAAAAACTGGAAGAATAAGCTGGTGCTTATTGCCTCCGCCTTACCCGATTTCGCCTCGGTCATCTACGATAACGCCGGCGCGGTTAAGCTACTGATGGAAAAAATGAAAAATGACGGTCACCGCAACGTCAGCTATATCGGCGTGACCAGCAATGACATAACTACCGGCAGCACCCGCTATCAGACCTATCTCACCTATTGTGAAAAATTCGGCTATCGCCCGACCGCCGCGTTAGGGGATTTGAGTTACCAGAGCGGCTACGATCTGGCGAAAGAGATCCTCACGCCAGAGACCAGCGCGTTAATTTGCGCTTCCGATACCATTGCGCTGGGCGCGATAAAATATATCAAAGAGCAAGGCTGGGAAATTAAGGTGGGCAGTATCGGCAGCACGCCGTTGATGACATTTTTGCAGCCCGATGTGATATCGGTCAGGCTGGGCTATCAGGAGGCGGGGTTAAAAGCGTCTCAGCTGCTGATGGATATGCTGCGCGGCGAGAAAACCCACGAGCATGTGATTATTCCCTGCGCCATTCAATAA
- a CDS encoding YgiW/YdeI family stress tolerance OB fold protein, with product MHKFVTLCLAALIAAPALAADGGFNPDGKAPPPEDQKDGYRAVTDNQKLTAADRLTQLSTGTWVTLQGNLLRQSGSKTWTLRDASGTAQLQIDDAVWQGQEVKPDDLITVNGTVLRHGKSVLVQVKKLHLM from the coding sequence ATGCATAAATTCGTAACGCTATGCCTGGCGGCCCTGATCGCCGCCCCTGCGCTGGCCGCCGACGGCGGCTTTAATCCCGACGGCAAAGCGCCGCCGCCGGAAGATCAGAAAGATGGCTACCGCGCCGTCACCGATAACCAGAAGCTGACGGCGGCCGACAGGCTGACGCAGCTCTCCACCGGCACCTGGGTGACGCTGCAGGGCAACCTCCTGCGCCAGAGCGGCAGTAAAACCTGGACGCTGCGCGACGCCTCCGGTACCGCGCAGCTGCAGATTGATGATGCTGTCTGGCAGGGTCAGGAAGTGAAACCTGACGATTTAATCACCGTCAACGGTACCGTGCTGCGTCATGGCAAAAGCGTGCTGGTGCAGGTGAAAAAACTCCATCTGATGTAA
- the mqo gene encoding malate dehydrogenase (quinone), which produces MNALGLSKHTATGGEKDVDVLLIGGGIMSATLGTYLQELEPGWTIEMVERQDKVAEESSNGWNNAGTGHSALAEMNYTPEKQGVVDITKAIEINEAFQISRQFWASLVQKGTLHTPRSFINTTPHMSFVWGDDNVNFLRKRYAALQKSTLFRGMEYSEDRAQIAKWAPAMMQGRDPQQKVAATRITIGTDVNFGEITRQLVASLVKSPRFRLRTRHEVRDIQRNADGSWKIFLADLANGDALSAINAKYLFIGAGGAALPLLQKTGIPEAKAYAGFPVGGSFLVSENPEVVKRHLAKVYGKASVGAPPMSVPHLDTRVLDGKQVLLFGPFATFSTKFLKHGSLLDMFRSITPGNLMPMVRVGLDNFNLVKYLVSQLMLTDDDRHAALQAYFPEAQKADWRLVQAGQRVQIIKKDAEKGGVLRLGTEVIASQDGTVTALLGASPGASTAAPIMLNLLQKAFRDKFASPEWQAKIKELVPSWGQKLNGNISATEHELAETSRILQLDYTPMTPAAANDEPTQTADVVGK; this is translated from the coding sequence ATGAATGCTTTAGGACTCAGCAAACATACCGCGACAGGAGGGGAAAAGGACGTCGATGTACTGCTCATCGGCGGAGGGATCATGAGTGCCACGCTGGGCACTTATCTTCAGGAGCTGGAGCCAGGCTGGACTATCGAGATGGTAGAACGGCAGGATAAAGTGGCAGAAGAGAGTTCAAACGGCTGGAACAACGCCGGTACTGGTCACTCCGCGCTGGCAGAAATGAATTACACGCCGGAAAAGCAAGGCGTCGTCGACATCACTAAAGCGATCGAGATTAACGAAGCCTTCCAGATTTCCCGCCAGTTCTGGGCCTCCCTGGTGCAGAAAGGCACGTTGCACACCCCGCGCAGTTTTATCAACACCACCCCACATATGAGCTTCGTCTGGGGCGACGACAACGTTAATTTCCTGCGTAAGCGCTATGCGGCGCTGCAAAAAAGCACCCTGTTCCGCGGCATGGAATATTCAGAAGATCGCGCGCAGATCGCTAAATGGGCGCCGGCGATGATGCAGGGCCGCGACCCGCAGCAGAAAGTGGCCGCAACGCGTATTACCATCGGCACCGACGTTAACTTCGGCGAAATCACGCGCCAGCTGGTGGCCTCGCTGGTGAAAAGCCCGCGCTTCCGCCTGCGTACCCGCCACGAAGTGCGTGATATTCAGCGCAACGCCGACGGTAGCTGGAAAATCTTTCTTGCCGATCTGGCGAACGGCGACGCGTTAAGCGCTATCAACGCCAAATACCTGTTTATCGGCGCCGGCGGCGCGGCGCTGCCGCTGCTGCAGAAAACCGGCATTCCGGAGGCGAAAGCGTACGCCGGTTTCCCGGTGGGCGGCTCCTTCCTTGTCAGCGAAAACCCGGAGGTGGTGAAGCGCCATCTGGCGAAGGTCTACGGCAAAGCGTCGGTCGGCGCGCCGCCGATGTCGGTGCCGCATCTGGATACCCGCGTGCTGGACGGCAAGCAGGTGCTGCTGTTCGGCCCGTTCGCCACCTTCTCTACCAAATTCCTTAAACATGGCTCGCTGCTGGATATGTTCCGCTCTATTACCCCCGGCAACCTGATGCCGATGGTGCGCGTCGGCCTGGATAACTTCAACCTGGTGAAATATCTGGTGAGTCAGCTGATGCTGACCGACGACGACCGCCATGCGGCGCTGCAGGCCTATTTCCCGGAAGCGCAGAAAGCGGACTGGCGTCTGGTGCAGGCGGGACAGCGCGTGCAGATCATCAAAAAAGATGCGGAAAAAGGCGGCGTACTGCGTCTCGGCACTGAGGTGATCGCCTCGCAGGATGGCACCGTTACCGCGCTACTGGGCGCATCGCCGGGCGCCTCGACCGCCGCGCCGATTATGCTGAACCTGCTGCAGAAGGCATTCAGGGATAAGTTTGCCTCGCCGGAGTGGCAGGCGAAGATAAAAGAGCTGGTGCCCTCCTGGGGCCAGAAGCTGAACGGCAATATCAGCGCCACCGAGCATGAGCTGGCGGAAACCAGCCGCATCCTGCAGCTGGATTACACGCCGATGACGCCGGCGGCGGCCAACGACGAGCCGACGCAAACTGCCGACGTGGTCGGCAAATAA
- a CDS encoding alpha/beta fold hydrolase, which yields MAAAIAGSALLVRKWRKWQQTPPVGIHSHQAGLAGYYQQVGPWRMFTRTTPETRPGLPVVLLHGLALSGRAMEDLALALGWEYRVLVPDLPGFGGSAFPASQPVLDVDRLAEALWMWMQQNQLPRAVFVGNAFGCQVLAALAVAHPEAVAGLVLQGPTVDRRSRSLLRQVWRDWRNGRRESHRSAAALCRVDFAKAGLWRMVGTLRAMLRDRIEQRLPHIKAPVLVVRGSYDVVSPARWVEEMVALLPRGELMTLPKGTHTLHYVYPWSYSRAIRPFIARVQKEYEHHE from the coding sequence ATGGCCGCTGCCATAGCCGGTAGCGCCCTGTTAGTCAGAAAGTGGCGCAAGTGGCAGCAAACGCCGCCGGTCGGCATTCACAGCCATCAGGCAGGCCTGGCGGGCTACTATCAGCAGGTGGGCCCGTGGCGTATGTTTACCCGCACCACGCCGGAGACGCGGCCGGGTCTGCCGGTGGTACTGCTGCACGGGCTGGCGCTCTCCGGTCGCGCGATGGAAGATTTAGCGCTGGCGCTCGGCTGGGAGTATCGCGTGCTGGTGCCCGATCTGCCCGGTTTCGGCGGCAGCGCCTTTCCCGCCTCGCAGCCGGTGCTGGATGTCGACAGGCTGGCGGAAGCGCTCTGGATGTGGATGCAGCAGAATCAACTCCCGCGCGCGGTTTTCGTCGGCAACGCCTTTGGCTGCCAGGTACTGGCCGCGCTGGCAGTGGCGCATCCCGAAGCGGTGGCGGGCCTGGTATTGCAGGGACCGACCGTCGATCGCCGCTCCCGCTCGCTGCTGCGCCAGGTCTGGCGCGACTGGCGCAACGGGCGGCGTGAATCGCACCGCTCGGCCGCCGCCCTTTGCCGCGTCGATTTCGCCAAAGCGGGCCTCTGGCGCATGGTCGGCACCCTGCGCGCCATGCTGCGCGATCGTATTGAACAACGTTTGCCCCATATCAAAGCGCCGGTGCTGGTGGTGCGCGGCTCCTATGATGTGGTGTCGCCGGCGCGCTGGGTCGAAGAGATGGTGGCGCTGCTGCCGCGCGGCGAGCTGATGACGCTGCCGAAAGGCACCCACACGCTGCATTACGTCTATCCCTGGAGCTACAGCCGCGCGATCCGTCCCTTTATTGCCCGCGTGCAGAAGGAGTATGAGCATCATGAGTAA
- a CDS encoding general stress protein has translation MTQHRGGSGNFAEDRQKASEAGKKGGQQSGGNFKNDREKASEAGKKGGQNSRRS, from the coding sequence ATGACTCAGCATCGTGGTGGTTCAGGTAACTTTGCGGAAGATCGTCAGAAAGCGTCTGAAGCAGGTAAAAAAGGCGGCCAGCAGAGCGGCGGCAACTTTAAAAATGACCGTGAAAAAGCCTCTGAAGCAGGCAAAAAAGGCGGTCAAAATAGCCGGCGCAGCTAA
- a CDS encoding SLC13 family permease, producing the protein MFTSNPHLWLTTLVVAVTILLWASARLPEFITALLFFAAAMLLHIAPAASVFGGFASSAFWLVLSGFILGVAIRNVGLADRLAQRLAPHLSGSWPRMVGGVIVISYLLAFVMPSNMGRIALLMPVVGALANRAGIKEGSRGAIGLALAVGFGTFQLSASILPANVPNLVLSGAAETAYGLHPGYLPWLFLQAPVVGLLKGALLTLCICRLFPARPVPVVRTEAAAPFSGAERRLMALLLVTLLLWMTDSLHGISPAWVGLCAACVCLLPRVGFVSSEAFASGVNFRTCLYIAAILGVTAVVVDSGLGDLIARGLLRVTPLDPATPFTNFLSLSAITGLLNFAVTANGVPAMFTPMAQSFADASGFPLTSVIMLQVLAYATPLLPYQASPVVVAMALGNVPARDGLRLCLAVAFISLLLLFPLYYGWFRLLGYL; encoded by the coding sequence TTGTTCACGTCCAATCCTCATCTCTGGCTGACTACCCTGGTGGTGGCGGTGACGATTCTGCTGTGGGCCAGCGCGCGCCTGCCGGAATTTATTACCGCGCTGCTGTTTTTCGCCGCGGCGATGCTGCTGCATATTGCGCCCGCCGCCAGCGTGTTTGGCGGCTTTGCCTCGTCCGCCTTCTGGCTGGTGCTGAGCGGGTTTATTCTCGGCGTGGCGATCCGTAACGTCGGGCTGGCCGACCGGCTGGCGCAACGGCTGGCACCGCATCTCAGCGGCAGCTGGCCGCGCATGGTCGGCGGCGTGATCGTCATCAGCTACCTGCTGGCGTTTGTGATGCCCTCCAATATGGGGCGCATCGCGCTGCTGATGCCGGTGGTGGGGGCGCTGGCGAACCGGGCGGGTATCAAAGAGGGGAGCCGGGGCGCCATCGGCCTGGCGCTGGCGGTCGGTTTTGGCACTTTTCAGCTTTCCGCCAGCATTCTGCCCGCCAACGTGCCGAACCTGGTGCTGAGCGGCGCCGCCGAAACCGCGTACGGTCTGCATCCCGGCTATCTGCCGTGGCTGTTTTTGCAGGCGCCGGTGGTGGGGCTGCTGAAAGGCGCGCTGCTGACGCTCTGTATCTGCCGTCTGTTTCCGGCCCGGCCTGTGCCGGTAGTCCGCACGGAAGCGGCGGCGCCGTTCAGCGGCGCAGAGCGAAGGCTGATGGCGCTGCTGCTGGTGACGCTGCTGCTGTGGATGACCGACAGCCTGCACGGCATCTCGCCCGCCTGGGTCGGGCTGTGCGCCGCCTGTGTCTGCCTGCTGCCGCGCGTCGGCTTCGTCTCCAGCGAGGCGTTCGCCAGCGGCGTCAATTTCCGCACCTGCCTCTATATCGCCGCTATTCTCGGCGTCACGGCGGTGGTGGTCGATTCCGGCCTCGGTGATTTAATCGCGCGCGGGCTGCTGCGCGTGACGCCGCTCGATCCCGCCACGCCCTTTACGAACTTTCTCTCGCTTAGCGCCATTACCGGCCTGTTGAATTTTGCCGTCACCGCTAACGGCGTGCCGGCGATGTTTACCCCGATGGCACAGAGTTTTGCCGATGCCTCCGGCTTTCCGCTGACCAGCGTGATTATGCTGCAGGTCCTGGCCTACGCCACGCCGTTGTTGCCCTATCAGGCGTCGCCGGTAGTGGTGGCGATGGCGCTGGGCAACGTTCCGGCGCGCGACGGGCTGCGGCTCTGCCTGGCAGTGGCGTTTATCAGCCTGCTGCTGCTGTTTCCGCTCTACTATGGCTGGTTTCGTCTGCTGGGCTATCTGTAG
- the treB gene encoding PTS trehalose transporter subunit IIBC, producing the protein MAIKSNPQDIDKLIELVGGKENVATVSHCITRLRFVLNDPKKAKPAEIEKLRMVKGCFTNAGQFQVVIGTDVDDWYQLLLKHTQVSGTDKESAKRVARQNMKWHESLISHFAEIFFPLLPALISGGLILGFRNLIGDLPLYNDAPLTEASVVWKSVYDFLWLIGEAIFFYIPVGICWSVVKKMGGTPILGIVLGITLVSPQLMNAYLLGQQTPEVWNFGWFAIDKVGYQSQVIPSILAGLTLAWIELKLKRIVPDYLTLVVVPVVSLLLAVFLAHTIIGPFGRIVGNGIAWGVSHLMTGPFAPIGSALFGFLYAPLVITGVHQTTLAVDLQLIQNLGGTPVWPIIALSNMAQGSAVLGIILMSKKTNEREISVPAAISAYLGVTEPAMYGINMKYRFPMLCGMVGSACAGLICGLSGVMANGIGVGGLPAFLSVKTQYWSIFGLAMLVAIIIPLVLTTFIYKRKHAAGKLLVV; encoded by the coding sequence ATGGCGATAAAAAGTAACCCCCAAGATATTGATAAACTCATCGAGTTGGTTGGCGGCAAAGAGAACGTAGCGACAGTAAGTCACTGTATTACAAGATTGCGTTTTGTTCTCAACGATCCTAAAAAAGCAAAGCCAGCCGAAATTGAAAAATTACGTATGGTAAAGGGCTGCTTTACCAATGCCGGACAGTTCCAGGTGGTGATTGGTACCGACGTTGATGACTGGTATCAGCTGCTGCTGAAGCATACCCAGGTCAGCGGTACCGATAAAGAGAGCGCTAAACGGGTGGCGCGGCAAAATATGAAATGGCATGAAAGCCTGATTTCACATTTTGCTGAAATCTTCTTTCCGCTATTGCCCGCGCTGATCAGTGGCGGTCTGATTTTAGGCTTCCGCAACCTGATAGGCGACCTGCCGCTCTATAACGACGCGCCGTTGACGGAGGCTTCCGTCGTCTGGAAAAGCGTCTATGACTTTTTATGGCTGATTGGCGAAGCGATATTCTTCTATATCCCGGTGGGCATCTGCTGGTCGGTGGTGAAAAAGATGGGCGGCACCCCGATTCTGGGCATTGTGCTGGGCATCACCCTGGTCTCCCCACAGCTAATGAACGCCTACCTGCTGGGGCAGCAGACGCCGGAAGTGTGGAACTTCGGCTGGTTCGCTATTGATAAAGTGGGCTATCAGTCGCAGGTGATCCCCTCTATTCTCGCGGGCCTGACGCTGGCGTGGATTGAGCTGAAACTGAAGCGCATCGTCCCCGATTACCTGACGCTGGTGGTGGTGCCGGTGGTGTCGCTGCTGCTCGCCGTCTTCCTGGCGCATACCATTATTGGTCCTTTCGGCCGCATCGTCGGTAACGGCATCGCCTGGGGCGTCAGCCACCTGATGACCGGACCTTTCGCCCCGATAGGCTCTGCGCTGTTCGGTTTCCTCTACGCGCCGCTGGTGATCACCGGGGTGCATCAGACAACGCTGGCGGTGGATCTGCAGCTGATCCAGAACCTGGGCGGCACGCCGGTCTGGCCGATTATCGCGCTCTCCAATATGGCGCAGGGTTCGGCGGTGCTGGGCATCATTCTGATGAGCAAAAAAACCAACGAACGCGAAATATCGGTTCCCGCCGCCATCTCCGCCTATTTGGGCGTAACGGAACCGGCCATGTACGGTATCAACATGAAATATCGCTTCCCGATGCTGTGCGGCATGGTAGGGTCCGCCTGCGCCGGGTTGATTTGCGGCCTCTCCGGCGTGATGGCCAACGGTATCGGCGTGGGCGGCCTGCCTGCCTTCCTGTCGGTTAAAACGCAGTACTGGTCTATCTTTGGCCTGGCGATGCTCGTCGCGATCATTATCCCGCTGGTGCTTACCACCTTTATCTATAAGCGCAAGCATGCCGCCGGCAAGCTGCTGGTTGTCTGA
- a CDS encoding ferritin-like domain-containing protein, whose translation MSIKTLEDLFIHDLSDVYSAEKQISRALPKMARAASDEKLIEAFKTHLEETQGQIERLDQLVEATPEVRIKRMKCHAMEGLVEEAQELIDSVEKGIVRDAGLIGAAQKVEHYEIATYGTLRAMAIKLGYKEAARLLEETLNEEKATDEKLTLIAEQAQ comes from the coding sequence ATGAGTATTAAAACGCTGGAAGACCTGTTTATTCACGATCTCTCTGACGTCTATAGCGCTGAGAAACAAATTAGCCGTGCGCTGCCGAAAATGGCGCGTGCCGCCAGCGATGAAAAACTTATCGAAGCGTTCAAAACTCATCTTGAAGAAACTCAGGGCCAAATCGAGCGCCTCGACCAACTGGTTGAAGCCACCCCGGAAGTGCGTATCAAACGTATGAAGTGCCACGCGATGGAAGGTCTGGTGGAAGAAGCGCAAGAACTGATTGATTCCGTCGAAAAAGGCATCGTACGTGACGCCGGCCTGATCGGCGCGGCGCAGAAAGTTGAGCATTACGAAATCGCCACCTACGGTACCCTGCGTGCGATGGCCATCAAGCTGGGCTATAAAGAAGCCGCTCGCCTGCTGGAAGAGACACTGAACGAAGAAAAAGCGACCGATGAGAAACTGACGTTGATCGCTGAACAAGCGCAGTAA
- a CDS encoding YgiW/YdeI family stress tolerance OB fold protein — protein sequence MAKKFTIAALIALFTLPAFAEDAGGYKSGETPPRTQDSGYKGTEDTTSPSISQVKTMRDGAWVTLEGYIVKQKGEQSYQLRGRGNETIDLVIPKKVFDGKTYDAEDQVRMNGRLRQDGKRSWVDVEQLGAP from the coding sequence ATGGCTAAAAAATTCACTATCGCCGCCCTGATCGCGTTATTTACCCTGCCCGCGTTCGCTGAAGACGCCGGCGGCTACAAAAGCGGCGAAACGCCGCCGCGCACCCAGGACAGCGGCTATAAAGGCACCGAAGATACCACTTCACCTTCTATCAGCCAGGTGAAAACCATGCGCGACGGCGCCTGGGTGACGCTGGAAGGGTATATCGTGAAGCAGAAAGGCGAGCAGAGCTATCAGCTGCGCGGTCGCGGCAATGAAACCATCGACCTGGTGATCCCGAAAAAGGTCTTCGACGGCAAAACCTATGATGCCGAAGATCAGGTGCGGATGAATGGCCGCCTGCGTCAGGATGGCAAACGCAGCTGGGTGGATGTCGAACAGCTGGGCGCGCCGTAA
- a CDS encoding DUF1158 family protein, which translates to MKSTFENWLAPMSILLLGFLSALLLPAPALGPQLAARLMALLHFSDLNQLYTIVLCLWFLLLGTVEFFVLRFLWRRFGQV; encoded by the coding sequence ATGAAATCCACTTTTGAAAACTGGCTGGCGCCGATGAGCATTCTGCTGCTGGGCTTTCTCTCCGCGCTGCTGCTCCCCGCGCCCGCTTTAGGGCCGCAGCTGGCCGCGCGTCTGATGGCGCTGCTGCACTTCAGCGATCTTAATCAGCTCTACACTATCGTGCTTTGCCTGTGGTTTCTGCTGCTGGGCACCGTCGAGTTTTTTGTGCTGCGCTTTCTCTGGCGCCGCTTCGGCCAGGTGTAG
- the treC gene encoding alpha,alpha-phosphotrehalase: MNKNVHWWQNGVIYQIYPRSFQDSTGNGIGDIKGITRRLDYLQWLGVSAIWLTPVYTSPQVDNGYDVADYYGIDPLFGTMADFEELIAGAHQRQIKVVMDMVFNHTSTEHAWFKAAAGDRNSPWRDYYIWRDGKEGRLPNNWHSKFGGSAWTWHEETQQYYLHSFSSQQADLNWENPDVRNALKAVCHFWADKGVDGLRLDVINLVSKHPDLPDDDEGDGRRFYTDGPAIHDFLEEMSRDVFQPRGLMTVGEMSSTRLEHCQRYARLDGKELSMTFNFHHLKVDYPGGAKWKLAPPDRVALKRIFSEWQCGMHGLAWNALFWCNHDQPRIVSRLGDDGPLRTVSAKMLAMVLHGMQGTPYIYQGEEIGMTNPHFSRIDQYRDVESLNMYKILMLHQQEEEVLAVLAQKSRDNGRTPVQWDDSDNAGFSAGQSWIDVADNYRSINVAREQQDPDSVLHTYRRLIELRKSLPVITFGDYLDLDPEAEDCWCYQRRDGDNTLMVIANLSGETIQLREDYFAGDAQWRLIYGNYADSEQPLRAGTLRPYESAWWLK, translated from the coding sequence ATGAATAAAAACGTTCACTGGTGGCAGAACGGCGTGATTTACCAAATCTATCCGCGCAGCTTCCAGGACAGTACCGGCAACGGCATCGGCGATATCAAAGGCATAACCCGTCGGCTGGATTACCTGCAGTGGCTGGGCGTTAGCGCCATCTGGCTGACGCCGGTTTATACCTCTCCTCAGGTTGATAACGGCTACGACGTGGCGGACTATTACGGCATCGATCCGCTGTTCGGCACCATGGCCGATTTTGAGGAGCTGATTGCGGGCGCGCACCAGCGTCAAATCAAAGTGGTGATGGATATGGTGTTTAACCATACCTCCACCGAGCATGCCTGGTTCAAGGCGGCGGCCGGCGATCGTAACAGCCCGTGGCGCGATTACTATATCTGGCGCGACGGGAAAGAGGGGCGCCTGCCCAATAACTGGCATTCGAAATTTGGCGGCAGCGCCTGGACCTGGCATGAAGAGACGCAGCAATATTACCTGCACTCTTTCTCTTCCCAGCAGGCGGATCTCAACTGGGAGAACCCCGACGTGCGCAACGCGCTGAAAGCGGTGTGCCACTTCTGGGCGGATAAGGGCGTTGACGGCCTGCGGCTGGACGTGATCAACCTGGTTTCCAAACACCCCGATCTGCCGGACGATGATGAGGGCGACGGGCGCCGTTTTTATACCGACGGCCCCGCGATCCACGATTTTCTGGAGGAGATGAGCCGCGACGTGTTCCAGCCGCGCGGGCTGATGACGGTGGGCGAGATGTCTTCGACCCGTCTGGAGCATTGTCAGCGCTATGCGCGCCTGGATGGCAAAGAGCTGTCGATGACCTTTAATTTCCATCACCTGAAGGTGGATTATCCGGGCGGCGCGAAGTGGAAGCTGGCGCCGCCGGATCGGGTCGCGCTGAAGCGAATTTTCTCGGAGTGGCAGTGCGGTATGCACGGCCTGGCCTGGAATGCGCTGTTCTGGTGTAACCACGATCAGCCGCGTATCGTCTCGCGGCTGGGGGATGATGGCCCGCTGCGCACGGTCTCCGCCAAAATGCTGGCGATGGTGCTGCATGGCATGCAGGGCACGCCCTATATCTACCAGGGCGAAGAGATCGGCATGACCAATCCCCATTTCAGCCGCATCGATCAATATCGCGATGTGGAAAGTCTGAACATGTACAAAATCCTGATGCTGCATCAGCAGGAGGAGGAGGTGCTGGCGGTGCTGGCGCAGAAATCGCGCGATAACGGCCGCACGCCGGTGCAGTGGGACGACAGCGACAATGCGGGCTTCAGCGCGGGGCAGAGCTGGATTGACGTGGCGGACAACTATCGCAGCATCAACGTCGCCCGCGAGCAGCAAGATCCCGATTCGGTACTGCATACCTATCGCCGCCTGATTGAACTGCGCAAAAGCCTGCCGGTGATCACCTTTGGCGACTACCTCGATCTCGATCCGGAAGCAGAGGATTGCTGGTGTTATCAACGGCGTGACGGCGATAACACGCTGATGGTGATTGCCAATCTCAGCGGCGAGACCATTCAGCTTCGCGAGGATTATTTCGCCGGGGATGCGCAGTGGCGTCTGATATATGGCAATTATGCCGATAGCGAACAGCCTTTACGTGCCGGTACGCTCAGGCCTTACGAATCGGCCTGGTGGTTAAAATAA